A window from Streptomonospora salina encodes these proteins:
- a CDS encoding methyltransferase domain-containing protein, which translates to MTHTHQHTHHHGDSGHHPGHDRVGHHEHSDGGQAEILDLDAEVLAEHIASITAWLPLQSEPRRIVDLGCGTGAGTFALFERFPDAHVTAVDTSAGHLQLLREKARARGIEGRVRTVQADLDAEHWPDLGTPDLVWASASMHHMAAPARALRSVRELLAPGGLFAVVELAGFPRFLPAHAPESQSGLEERAHAATDSFHAEHVPHRGADWGPMLTAAGFTVEDERTITVDIDGARSEAIGRYAYGSLQRIRGVAAPALSPEDLAALDELLDTNSPHSLLRREDLAVRTERTVWAVRRA; encoded by the coding sequence ATGACCCACACACATCAGCACACCCACCACCACGGCGACAGCGGTCACCACCCCGGCCACGACCGCGTCGGCCACCACGAGCACAGCGATGGCGGCCAGGCGGAGATCCTCGATCTGGACGCCGAGGTGCTCGCCGAGCACATAGCGTCCATCACCGCCTGGCTGCCCCTGCAAAGCGAGCCCCGCCGGATCGTGGACCTGGGCTGTGGCACCGGCGCGGGAACCTTCGCACTCTTCGAACGCTTCCCCGACGCACACGTCACCGCCGTCGACACCTCGGCCGGGCACCTCCAACTCCTGCGCGAGAAGGCACGCGCCCGCGGTATCGAGGGGCGCGTACGGACCGTGCAGGCCGACCTCGACGCCGAACACTGGCCCGACCTCGGCACACCGGATCTGGTGTGGGCCTCGGCCTCGATGCACCACATGGCCGCCCCCGCCCGCGCCCTGCGCAGCGTCCGCGAGCTGCTCGCCCCCGGCGGCCTGTTCGCCGTCGTCGAGCTCGCGGGATTCCCCCGCTTCCTGCCCGCCCACGCCCCGGAGAGCCAGTCCGGCCTCGAAGAACGCGCCCATGCTGCGACCGACAGCTTTCACGCCGAGCACGTTCCGCACCGCGGCGCCGACTGGGGCCCGATGCTGACAGCCGCCGGCTTCACCGTCGAGGACGAGCGCACCATCACCGTCGACATCGACGGTGCGCGCAGCGAAGCGATCGGCCGCTACGCCTACGGCAGCCTGCAGCGCATCCGCGGCGTCGCCGCACCCGCCCTCAGCCCCGAGGACCTCGCCGCACTCGACGAGCTCCTGGACACCAACAGCCCGCACAGCCTTCTGCGCCGCGAGGATCTCGCCGTACGCACCGAGCGCACCGTCTGGGCCGTCCGCCGCGCCTGA
- a CDS encoding DUF1684 domain-containing protein produces the protein MTAPQIPADYEAWRQSRWEEVAGANGKAKVAANAKITDPGPHTLPGIPGEWRTTEAGDLTVTANTADGVQVAGSLVDGTSPVPSGSSLEFPGNRVGFASGVDGSYGLVVMDQHRLEHTGLTGIDTFPYDPAWVFESQYRAAPEGRRIEVPRLTSPRSTEAILAPVDLAVTINDTEYVLAVLQDFPGQRLVIFTDETNGDSTPTIGRWLVLPLLEPGSTLTLDFNKATLSHHHLNPDVFVCPLSPPGNHLPMRIEVGESALIHAATGQS, from the coding sequence ATGACCGCACCGCAGATCCCCGCCGACTACGAAGCCTGGCGCCAGAGCCGGTGGGAAGAGGTCGCCGGAGCCAACGGCAAGGCCAAGGTCGCCGCCAACGCCAAGATCACAGACCCGGGCCCTCACACCCTTCCCGGTATCCCCGGCGAATGGCGCACCACCGAAGCAGGAGACCTGACCGTGACGGCCAACACCGCCGACGGCGTGCAGGTAGCCGGCAGCCTGGTCGACGGAACCAGCCCCGTTCCCTCCGGCAGTTCCCTGGAGTTCCCCGGAAACCGGGTCGGCTTCGCCAGTGGCGTGGATGGCTCCTACGGCCTGGTCGTCATGGACCAACACCGACTCGAGCACACCGGACTCACCGGTATCGACACCTTCCCCTACGACCCCGCCTGGGTCTTCGAAAGCCAGTACCGGGCAGCCCCCGAAGGGCGCCGCATCGAGGTGCCGCGGCTGACCAGCCCACGCAGCACCGAAGCCATCCTGGCCCCCGTCGACCTGGCCGTGACAATCAACGACACCGAATACGTCCTGGCCGTCCTCCAGGACTTCCCTGGCCAGCGCCTGGTCATCTTCACCGACGAGACCAACGGCGATTCGACGCCCACGATCGGCCGCTGGCTGGTGCTGCCGCTCCTGGAGCCCGGCAGCACCCTGACGCTCGACTTCAACAAGGCCACCCTCTCGCACCACCACCTGAACCCGGACGTCTTCGTCTGTCCGCTCTCGCCGCCCGGCAACCACCTGCCAATGCGCATCGAGGTCGGCGAAAGCGCCCTGATCCACGCCGCTACCGGTCAGAGCTGA
- a CDS encoding nuclear transport factor 2 family protein — protein sequence MSQDLKDTAVTYLRALEDRDWKTARALCTETATVWHNDGKGEQSIEENIAGMEGQIESIESMRYDILRQLSQPGEVLQQHVVHVATTNGMRGEVHAAVHFGFTDAGQIKRIEEYANFIPVGGQDS from the coding sequence ATGAGCCAGGACCTCAAGGACACGGCCGTCACCTACCTCCGCGCACTGGAAGACCGCGACTGGAAGACCGCCCGAGCCCTGTGCACCGAGACGGCCACCGTGTGGCACAACGACGGCAAGGGCGAGCAGTCCATCGAAGAGAACATCGCCGGAATGGAAGGGCAGATCGAATCCATCGAATCGATGCGATACGACATCCTGCGTCAGCTCTCCCAGCCGGGCGAAGTCCTCCAGCAGCACGTGGTCCACGTCGCCACCACCAACGGCATGCGCGGCGAGGTCCACGCCGCCGTCCACTTCGGCTTCACCGACGCCGGACAGATCAAGCGCATCGAGGAGTATGCCAACTTCATCCCCGTCGGCGGCCAGGACAGCTGA
- a CDS encoding sensor histidine kinase, giving the protein MARPHYRHHTRPTQLVWCLLLLAHAAAGVLLLALSLIAAALSAVWIGLPLLATLTRLLHGHAHTHRRILAHLHTDGPVPPPPYRPLPDTRLTTQITTLLTDPATRRDYIWLSANSTAGLILTALPAVLLAHGLLALAHTYTWRYAPSVYALQPVTDQADAWPSLITGALLLTLAYIATPAALHTYTRLNRRLLAPTEHDRLTARVAHLATSRAHTIDAQASEVRRIERDLHDGAQARLVALGMSLGLAEETLTSDPDTAHRLLAEARETTRHALTELRDLVRGIHPPVLVERGLDGALRALALTHRIPVDVDIDLPGRPPGPVESAAYFAVAELLTNTAKHADATRAWVRINHGRDRMVLAVGDDGTGGLDPDAGTGLTGIRRRLAAFDGHMHTTSPPGGPTVATMELPCALDPDPEPDTAQQS; this is encoded by the coding sequence ATGGCCCGCCCCCACTACCGGCACCACACCCGCCCCACCCAACTGGTGTGGTGCCTGCTGCTGCTCGCCCACGCCGCAGCCGGGGTCCTCCTCCTGGCCCTGAGCCTCATCGCCGCAGCCCTCTCGGCCGTCTGGATCGGCCTGCCCCTCCTCGCCACCCTCACCCGCCTCCTGCACGGCCACGCCCACACCCACCGCCGCATACTCGCCCACCTCCACACCGACGGCCCCGTCCCCCCACCCCCCTACCGCCCCCTGCCCGACACCCGCCTGACCACCCAGATCACCACCCTGCTCACCGACCCCGCCACCCGCCGCGACTACATCTGGCTCAGCGCCAACAGCACCGCCGGCCTCATCCTCACCGCCCTACCCGCCGTCCTCCTCGCCCACGGCCTCCTCGCCCTCGCCCACACCTACACCTGGCGCTACGCCCCCTCCGTCTACGCCCTCCAACCCGTCACCGACCAAGCCGACGCCTGGCCCTCACTCATCACCGGCGCCCTCCTCCTCACCCTCGCCTACATCGCCACCCCCGCCGCACTGCACACCTACACCCGACTCAACCGCCGCCTCCTCGCCCCCACCGAACACGACCGCCTCACCGCCCGCGTCGCCCACCTGGCCACCTCCCGCGCCCACACCATCGACGCCCAAGCCTCCGAAGTCCGCCGCATCGAACGCGACCTCCACGACGGCGCCCAAGCCCGCCTCGTCGCCCTCGGCATGAGCCTGGGCCTGGCCGAAGAAACCCTCACCAGCGACCCCGACACCGCCCACCGCCTACTGGCCGAAGCCCGCGAAACCACCCGCCACGCCCTCACCGAACTCCGCGACCTCGTCCGCGGCATCCACCCGCCCGTCCTCGTCGAACGCGGCCTCGACGGCGCCCTGCGCGCCCTCGCCCTGACCCACCGCATCCCCGTCGACGTCGACATCGACCTCCCCGGCCGACCCCCCGGCCCCGTCGAATCCGCCGCCTACTTCGCCGTCGCCGAACTCCTCACCAACACCGCCAAACACGCCGACGCCACCCGCGCCTGGGTCCGCATCAACCACGGCCGCGACCGCATGGTCCTGGCCGTCGGCGACGACGGCACCGGCGGCCTCGACCCCGACGCCGGAACCGGCCTCACCGGTATCCGCCGCCGCCTTGCCGCCTTCGACGGCCACATGCACACCACCAGCCCACCCGGCGGACCCACCGTCGCCACCATGGAACTGCCCTGCGCCCTGGACCCCGACCCCGAACCCGACACCGCCCAACAGAGCTGA
- a CDS encoding response regulator: MRVVIAEDLALLRDGLIRLLQAHDCDVVAAVDNGPDLHKALTHHRPDITVVDVRLPPTFTDEGLQAAISARQSLPGLPILVLSQHVEQLYARELLSDDRGAVGYLLKDRVFDIGQFIDAIDRVAAGGTAMDPAVISQLLAKHTDDSPLAQLTTREREVLAEMAEGRSNSAIAARLYITEKAVSKHINSIFTKLDLPPSTDDSRRVRAVLAYLNQ; this comes from the coding sequence GTGCGCGTCGTCATCGCCGAAGACCTCGCCCTGCTCCGCGACGGACTCATCCGGCTGCTGCAGGCCCACGACTGCGACGTCGTCGCCGCCGTCGACAACGGACCCGACCTGCACAAAGCCCTCACCCACCACCGCCCCGACATCACCGTCGTCGACGTGCGCCTCCCCCCAACCTTCACCGACGAAGGCCTCCAAGCCGCCATCAGCGCCCGCCAAAGCCTTCCCGGCCTGCCCATCCTCGTGCTCTCCCAGCACGTCGAACAGCTCTACGCCCGCGAACTACTCTCCGACGACCGCGGCGCCGTGGGCTACCTCCTCAAAGACCGCGTCTTCGACATCGGCCAATTCATCGACGCCATCGACCGCGTCGCCGCCGGCGGCACCGCCATGGACCCCGCCGTCATCTCCCAACTCCTGGCCAAACACACCGACGACAGCCCCCTGGCCCAACTCACCACACGCGAACGCGAAGTCCTCGCCGAAATGGCCGAAGGCCGCTCCAACTCCGCCATCGCCGCCCGCCTCTACATCACCGAAAAAGCGGTCAGCAAGCACATCAACAGCATCTTCACCAAACTCGACCTGCCGCCCTCCACCGACGACAGCCGCCGCGTCCGCGCCGTCCTGGCCTACCTCAACCAATAA
- a CDS encoding AMP-binding protein produces the protein MAGSSVGAVGQSRLRGLGDVAYHWGDGAARDEVLLGRDGAAGGWRALTSREFSSQVAGVAKGLIGVGVGAGDRVVVVARPGVECALVVLAAWVVRAVVVCVSPAVSAERLTYVLRDSDPAAVVLEDGRHASVVGALGRRLTDLVRVWRLDEDGLEGIVRPGAYMDSTAVRFRREEQSPQDDVAAVVYPVSTVVRTRGVVLTHAAVLAAAEALVERLTPEQEGRRRGDEGPGRVLMELGLWEPGALAGLVACALVRAPVGFVSRGSSGLRREVREFAPRVLVCRPWLVERVFAAVRASAPRNGWDQVDSFKVAADMAVEFDRAQRKGAWRRVSRAMYDWVYGRVREALGGNVRLVVCAGGGLSKETDGFFNGAGVPLVQAWGVPESCGVASVAAPDQRRAGTAGRALAGVSVQPSDEELCVRGPMLFSGYWGDEAAGRSAVWEGWLASGVAGGLDDAGFVRVGARVRPQSSREPDRERAVVREQLAVPAVEPDYSAVWEQRACAHPLVSQAVLIWQGRSYSSALVTLAADQAEYWRLVNNRPLTMTRAELAADPDLGAEVRSAVVAANQAVPNEWAVRAFHVLAEEFTVSGGLVLADGTLRRDAVVRAFGEEIEGLYRSREAPRE, from the coding sequence ATGGCGGGGTCGTCGGTCGGTGCAGTGGGGCAGTCGCGGCTTCGTGGTCTGGGCGATGTCGCCTATCACTGGGGTGATGGGGCGGCGCGGGACGAGGTGCTGCTGGGGCGCGACGGTGCGGCCGGCGGGTGGCGTGCGTTGACGTCGCGGGAGTTTTCGTCGCAGGTGGCCGGGGTCGCCAAGGGTTTGATCGGTGTCGGTGTGGGCGCGGGTGACCGTGTGGTGGTGGTTGCGCGTCCGGGGGTGGAGTGCGCCCTGGTGGTGTTGGCGGCCTGGGTGGTGCGGGCCGTGGTGGTGTGTGTGTCGCCGGCGGTGTCGGCGGAGCGGTTGACGTATGTGCTGCGTGACAGTGATCCGGCGGCGGTTGTGCTGGAGGACGGGCGGCATGCGTCGGTGGTGGGGGCGCTGGGGCGTCGGTTGACGGATCTTGTGCGGGTGTGGCGTCTGGATGAGGACGGTCTGGAGGGGATCGTCCGTCCGGGGGCGTATATGGATTCCACGGCGGTGCGGTTCCGTCGTGAGGAGCAGTCGCCGCAGGATGATGTGGCGGCGGTGGTGTATCCGGTGAGCACGGTGGTGCGCACGCGCGGTGTGGTGTTGACGCATGCGGCGGTGTTGGCGGCGGCTGAGGCGCTGGTGGAGCGGCTGACTCCGGAGCAGGAGGGGCGTCGGCGCGGTGATGAGGGGCCGGGTCGGGTGCTGATGGAGTTGGGTTTGTGGGAGCCGGGGGCGTTGGCGGGTCTGGTGGCGTGTGCGTTGGTGCGTGCGCCGGTGGGGTTTGTTTCGCGTGGTTCGTCGGGTTTGCGGCGCGAGGTGCGGGAGTTCGCGCCGCGGGTGCTGGTGTGCCGTCCGTGGTTGGTGGAGCGGGTGTTCGCGGCGGTGCGGGCGTCGGCTCCGCGTAACGGGTGGGATCAGGTCGACTCGTTCAAGGTGGCCGCGGATATGGCGGTGGAGTTCGATCGGGCGCAGCGCAAGGGTGCATGGCGGCGGGTGTCGCGGGCGATGTACGACTGGGTGTACGGCCGGGTGCGTGAGGCGCTGGGCGGGAATGTGCGGCTGGTGGTGTGTGCCGGCGGGGGGTTGTCGAAGGAGACGGACGGTTTCTTCAACGGTGCGGGGGTGCCGTTGGTGCAGGCGTGGGGTGTGCCGGAGTCGTGTGGTGTGGCGTCGGTGGCGGCGCCGGATCAGCGGCGTGCGGGGACGGCGGGTCGTGCGCTTGCGGGGGTGTCGGTGCAGCCTTCGGATGAGGAGTTGTGTGTGCGGGGGCCGATGCTGTTCTCGGGGTATTGGGGTGACGAGGCGGCGGGGCGTTCTGCGGTGTGGGAGGGGTGGTTGGCGTCGGGGGTCGCCGGCGGTCTGGATGATGCGGGGTTCGTGCGTGTGGGGGCGCGGGTGCGGCCGCAGTCGTCGCGGGAGCCGGACCGGGAGCGTGCGGTGGTGCGGGAGCAGCTGGCGGTTCCTGCGGTGGAGCCGGATTATTCGGCGGTGTGGGAGCAGCGGGCGTGTGCGCATCCGCTGGTGTCGCAGGCGGTACTGATTTGGCAGGGGCGGTCGTATTCGAGTGCGTTGGTGACGTTGGCGGCTGATCAGGCGGAGTATTGGCGGTTGGTGAACAATCGTCCGTTGACGATGACGCGGGCGGAGCTGGCGGCGGATCCGGATCTGGGTGCGGAGGTGCGGTCGGCGGTGGTGGCGGCCAATCAGGCGGTGCCCAACGAGTGGGCGGTGCGGGCCTTCCATGTGTTGGCCGAGGAGTTCACGGTGTCGGGCGGGTTGGTGCTGGCCGATGGGACGTTGCGGCGCGATGCGGTGGTGCGGGCGTTCGGTGAGGAGATCGAGGGGTTGTACCGCAGCCGGGAGGCGCCGCGGGAGTGA
- a CDS encoding multidrug effflux MFS transporter has protein sequence MSQSRLSVGPASAGWLRPGSGPLPRRSFALLVLVLGTLTAIGPLATDLYLPSFPSIADDLHAQQAQIQLTLTAMMLGLSVGQLVIGPLSDAVGRRRPLLVGFAVFAVASFACALVPSASALAGLRFVQGVAGASGAVIARAVVRDVFEGDEAARFFSRLMLVTGLAPMLAPVLGAQLLRVGPWQTSFVALGLLALVSLTVVFLWLPETLPESVRRPFQVVSLARTVGGLVCDVRFVGPTLTLGLAFAMLFTYVSSFSFVSQSQFGASEQAFALMFAVNTVGLMAGTQVNAYLIGRVETSRRLAAGLVSALAAVGVLGALALGGVSGPGALVVLTCVFFWMMLSLGFVMPNATTLAISSQAPAVAGTASALMGSLQFALGGGLSSLAGWTASGEASLTSMAVVMGSVGTASVAVFAFSAWWRARSPVRVGP, from the coding sequence GTGTCGCAGAGCCGGTTATCCGTGGGGCCCGCGTCGGCGGGGTGGCTGCGTCCGGGGTCGGGGCCCCTGCCGCGGCGGTCGTTCGCGCTGCTGGTCCTGGTGCTGGGGACGCTGACGGCGATCGGGCCGTTGGCGACGGATCTGTATCTGCCGTCGTTCCCCTCCATCGCCGACGACCTGCATGCGCAGCAGGCGCAGATCCAGTTGACGCTGACGGCGATGATGCTGGGGCTGTCGGTGGGGCAGCTGGTGATCGGTCCGCTCAGTGACGCGGTGGGGCGGCGGCGGCCGCTTCTGGTGGGTTTCGCGGTGTTCGCGGTGGCGTCGTTCGCGTGTGCGCTGGTGCCGTCGGCCTCGGCGCTGGCCGGGCTGCGGTTCGTGCAGGGGGTCGCGGGGGCCTCGGGTGCGGTGATCGCGCGGGCTGTGGTTCGTGACGTGTTCGAGGGCGATGAGGCGGCGCGGTTCTTTTCGCGGTTGATGCTGGTGACGGGGCTGGCTCCGATGCTGGCGCCGGTGCTGGGTGCGCAGTTGCTGCGGGTGGGTCCGTGGCAGACGAGTTTCGTCGCGCTGGGGTTGTTGGCCCTGGTGAGTTTGACGGTGGTGTTCCTGTGGCTGCCGGAGACGCTGCCGGAGTCGGTGCGGCGGCCGTTTCAGGTGGTGTCGTTGGCGCGCACGGTCGGGGGGCTGGTGTGTGATGTGCGGTTCGTGGGGCCGACGCTGACGCTGGGTTTGGCGTTCGCGATGCTGTTCACGTACGTGTCGTCGTTCTCGTTCGTGTCGCAGAGCCAGTTCGGTGCCTCGGAGCAGGCGTTTGCGCTGATGTTCGCGGTCAACACGGTGGGGTTGATGGCGGGGACGCAGGTGAACGCGTATTTGATCGGCCGGGTGGAGACGTCGCGGCGGTTGGCTGCGGGGTTGGTGTCGGCGTTGGCGGCTGTGGGCGTGTTGGGGGCGTTGGCGCTGGGCGGGGTGTCGGGCCCGGGTGCGCTGGTGGTGCTGACGTGCGTGTTCTTCTGGATGATGCTGAGTCTGGGGTTTGTGATGCCGAACGCGACGACGTTGGCGATTTCGTCGCAGGCGCCGGCGGTGGCGGGGACGGCTTCGGCGTTGATGGGGTCGTTGCAGTTCGCGCTGGGCGGCGGGTTGTCGTCGTTGGCCGGGTGGACGGCTTCGGGTGAGGCGAGTCTGACGAGTATGGCGGTGGTGATGGGCTCGGTGGGTACGGCGTCGGTGGCGGTGTTCGCGTTTTCGGCGTGGTGGCGGGCGCGATCGCCGGTGCGTGTGGGGCCCTGA
- a CDS encoding DUF3037 domain-containing protein yields the protein MSREESGAAVAREVFEYALVRVVPQLERGEQVNAGVLVYCRARGFLGARCVVDEARLRVLDPDVDVSGVGRALEAVELVCRGGAGAGPARAEDAGRRFRWLTAPRSTIVQPGAIHTGLTADPAGELERLVQRLVL from the coding sequence ATGAGCCGGGAGGAGTCGGGCGCGGCGGTGGCGCGCGAGGTGTTCGAGTATGCGCTGGTGCGGGTCGTGCCGCAGTTGGAGCGCGGGGAGCAGGTCAACGCGGGGGTGCTCGTGTACTGCCGTGCGCGGGGGTTCCTGGGTGCGCGGTGTGTGGTGGACGAGGCGCGGCTGCGGGTGCTGGATCCGGATGTGGACGTGTCGGGCGTGGGCCGGGCGCTGGAGGCGGTGGAGCTGGTGTGTCGGGGCGGTGCGGGTGCCGGCCCGGCGCGTGCGGAGGATGCGGGGCGGCGGTTCCGGTGGTTGACGGCGCCGCGGAGCACGATCGTGCAGCCGGGGGCGATCCATACGGGGCTGACGGCGGATCCGGCGGGTGAGTTGGAGCGGTTGGTGCAGCGGCTGGTGCTGTGA
- a CDS encoding HipA family kinase produces MLEEISATRYVLPLREGGSLPGLVEADDCGMYVVKFVGAGQGRKSLVAEVIAGELGRALGLPVPALRLVRVDSVIGRSEPDTEVQELLKASDGLNLGMDFLPGALGLDPLVFDVDPVFAGRVLWFDALIGNVDRTWRNPNMLVWHRNPYLIDHGASLIFHHDWGSARKAESRAYAASDHVMVPVGPDVAAADAALAPLVTEGTVRGVVDSVPDDWLADEPGFASVGEVREAYAAHLLARVGRRVWLPEVR; encoded by the coding sequence GTGCTTGAGGAGATTTCGGCGACGCGGTATGTGCTTCCGCTGCGCGAGGGCGGTTCACTGCCGGGGCTGGTCGAGGCCGACGACTGCGGGATGTATGTGGTCAAGTTCGTCGGGGCGGGGCAAGGGCGCAAGTCGCTGGTGGCCGAAGTGATCGCGGGTGAGTTGGGCCGTGCGCTGGGGTTGCCGGTGCCGGCGCTGAGGTTGGTGCGGGTGGACTCGGTGATCGGGCGCAGCGAGCCCGATACCGAGGTGCAGGAGCTGCTCAAAGCCAGCGACGGGTTGAATCTGGGGATGGATTTCCTGCCGGGCGCGTTGGGTCTGGACCCGCTGGTGTTCGACGTCGATCCGGTTTTCGCGGGGCGGGTGCTGTGGTTCGACGCGTTGATCGGGAATGTGGATCGGACGTGGCGGAATCCGAACATGCTGGTGTGGCACCGGAACCCGTACCTGATCGACCACGGCGCGTCGTTGATCTTCCACCACGACTGGGGGAGTGCGCGGAAGGCGGAGTCGCGGGCCTATGCCGCCTCCGACCACGTGATGGTACCGGTGGGACCGGATGTCGCCGCGGCGGATGCGGCGTTGGCGCCACTGGTCACCGAGGGGACGGTGCGCGGAGTCGTGGATTCGGTTCCCGACGATTGGTTGGCGGATGAGCCGGGGTTCGCTTCGGTGGGCGAGGTGCGTGAGGCCTATGCGGCGCATCTGCTGGCGCGGGTGGGCCGTCGCGTGTGGCTTCCGGAGGTGCGGTGA
- a CDS encoding nucleotidyltransferase domain-containing protein: MRLNDSEFSEHVSQTLAGLNGVTAVSLGGSRATGTNTSDSDWDFAVYYRHRFDPDDLRALDWPGEISEIGGWGGGVFNGGAWLEIDGRHVDIHYRDLDDVEFRIAEARKGRFDVELLPFHRAGIPTYLVVAELALNEVLQGELPRPEFPEELRRHAPERWWTQAKFELAYGRAAYAERGNLTGTAGTIATAATQAAHAVMAARATWVTNEKRLLENAGLRHVDEVLTGLDTEPATLMAAVDAANQTLDKAVTEAGG, from the coding sequence ATGCGGCTCAACGACTCCGAATTCAGTGAGCACGTCTCCCAGACCCTGGCCGGGCTCAACGGCGTGACCGCCGTGTCCCTGGGCGGATCCCGCGCCACCGGCACCAACACCTCCGACAGCGACTGGGACTTCGCCGTCTACTACCGCCACCGCTTCGACCCCGACGATCTGCGCGCCCTCGACTGGCCGGGCGAGATCTCCGAGATCGGCGGCTGGGGCGGCGGCGTCTTCAACGGCGGAGCCTGGCTGGAAATCGACGGCCGCCACGTCGACATCCACTATCGCGACCTCGACGACGTCGAATTCCGTATCGCCGAGGCCCGAAAGGGCCGCTTCGACGTCGAACTCCTGCCCTTCCACCGCGCCGGCATCCCCACCTACCTCGTCGTGGCCGAGCTCGCCCTCAACGAGGTCCTCCAAGGCGAGCTCCCGCGTCCCGAATTCCCCGAGGAGCTGCGCCGCCACGCCCCCGAGCGCTGGTGGACGCAAGCCAAGTTCGAGCTCGCCTATGGCCGCGCCGCCTACGCCGAACGCGGCAACCTCACCGGCACCGCCGGCACGATCGCGACCGCGGCGACTCAGGCCGCCCACGCGGTCATGGCCGCCCGCGCCACCTGGGTCACCAACGAGAAGCGTCTGCTCGAGAACGCCGGCCTGCGCCACGTCGACGAGGTGCTCACCGGCCTCGACACCGAGCCGGCCACGCTGATGGCCGCGGTCGACGCGGCCAACCAGACCCTGGACAAGGCCGTCACCGAAGCAGGCGGCTGA
- a CDS encoding RidA family protein, with protein MYTTVRNPSTLHDPAPFGYSHIATGRGDVVAVAGQYAADGSGRVLDADFDTQVDVAFARLETALHAVGLDYSHVIRLGTYVVDHDESTLMAIGRHIARRWETPPPQTLIGVASLALPGMRFEVDALAVRA; from the coding sequence ATGTACACCACCGTCCGCAATCCGAGCACCCTGCACGACCCCGCGCCGTTCGGCTACAGCCACATCGCCACGGGCCGCGGTGATGTGGTGGCCGTCGCCGGACAGTACGCCGCCGACGGCTCCGGACGCGTTCTCGACGCCGATTTCGACACCCAGGTCGACGTGGCGTTCGCGAGGCTCGAAACGGCGCTGCACGCCGTCGGCCTCGACTACAGCCACGTCATTCGCCTGGGCACCTACGTCGTGGACCACGACGAGAGCACGCTCATGGCGATCGGCCGGCATATCGCCCGGCGCTGGGAGACCCCGCCGCCCCAGACCCTCATCGGTGTGGCGAGCCTCGCCCTGCCGGGCATGCGATTCGAGGTGGACGCGCTCGCTGTGCGTGCGTGA